A DNA window from Maribellus comscasis contains the following coding sequences:
- the cdaA gene encoding diadenylate cyclase CdaA: protein MMAFITIRFLDILDIFLVALLLYQLYRLIKGTVAFNIVIGLFSLYLLWLVVRALNMQLLGSIMGQFIGVGVLALIIVFHPEIRKFLVFIGTNYNVNRLLSIDKLFGTAKVKTINQEQIENLVDACVSMAKSKTGALIVIAGDSELTDYINTGEKLNARISSSLIRTIFFKNSPLHDGAIIIKENKIKAAGCILPLTQKELDQMLGLRHRAAVGITESTDAVVVIVSEERGSISFTKDGEIKRRISKEVLTTLLEENIVRSE, encoded by the coding sequence ATGATGGCATTTATAACCATCCGTTTTCTTGATATCCTAGATATATTTTTGGTTGCGCTTTTACTTTATCAGCTCTATAGGTTAATAAAAGGAACGGTGGCTTTTAATATTGTCATTGGTCTGTTTTCGCTGTATTTGCTTTGGTTGGTTGTGCGGGCACTGAATATGCAGTTGCTTGGCTCAATTATGGGACAGTTTATTGGGGTAGGGGTACTTGCATTAATCATTGTTTTTCACCCTGAAATCCGGAAATTTCTGGTATTTATCGGAACAAATTATAACGTAAACCGCTTGCTTTCTATCGATAAATTATTTGGAACAGCAAAAGTGAAAACTATTAACCAGGAACAGATTGAAAACCTTGTTGATGCATGTGTGTCCATGGCGAAATCGAAAACCGGGGCCTTGATTGTAATCGCCGGCGACTCGGAGCTGACTGATTATATCAACACCGGCGAAAAGCTGAATGCCAGAATTTCATCGTCCTTAATACGCACGATATTTTTTAAGAATTCTCCCCTCCACGACGGAGCAATAATAATTAAAGAAAATAAAATTAAAGCAGCGGGCTGTATTCTGCCACTAACACAAAAGGAGTTGGATCAAATGCTGGGGTTGCGCCATCGTGCTGCGGTAGGAATAACCGAATCTACCGACGCGGTTGTTGTTATTGTTTCCGAAGAAAGAGGTTCTATTTCATTTACCAAAGACGGAGAAATAAAACGAAGGATTTCAAAAGAAGTGTTAACAACACTGCTGGAAGAGAATATTGTTCGTTCGGAATAG
- a CDS encoding glycosyltransferase family 2 protein produces the protein MDISVVVPLFNEEESLPELTQWIKKVMEKYNFSYEIILIDDGSLDESWSVVEKLQTKNQNIKGIKFRRNYGKSAALYCGFDAAQGNVVITMDADLQDSPDEIPELYRMVTEEGFDLVSGWKKKRHDPVLSKNLPSKLYNWTVRRMTGIKLHDMNCGLKAYKRKVIKSIEVYGEMHRYIPVLAKWAGYKNIGEKVVVHSERKYGATKFGLERFVRGPLDLLSVIFISRFVKRPMHFFGILGVLIVILGIASAIVLAVQKTQQLKAGIYGNLLTDSTYFYIALTAIIIGAQFFLAGFLGELISRSASDRNKYQIDKKTF, from the coding sequence ATGGATATTTCCGTAGTTGTGCCCCTTTTTAACGAAGAAGAGTCGCTCCCTGAATTAACGCAATGGATTAAAAAAGTAATGGAAAAGTATAATTTTTCCTATGAAATTATTCTTATTGATGACGGCAGTCTTGATGAATCCTGGAGCGTTGTGGAAAAACTACAAACAAAAAATCAAAACATTAAAGGAATAAAATTCAGGCGCAACTACGGAAAATCTGCTGCGCTTTACTGTGGTTTTGATGCGGCACAGGGCAATGTGGTTATTACCATGGATGCTGATTTGCAGGACAGTCCAGATGAAATTCCCGAGTTGTACCGAATGGTTACAGAAGAAGGTTTTGACCTGGTTTCGGGATGGAAGAAAAAAAGACACGACCCGGTTTTAAGCAAAAACTTACCAAGTAAATTATACAACTGGACTGTTAGAAGGATGACAGGAATTAAACTGCATGATATGAATTGCGGGTTAAAAGCTTACAAGCGGAAGGTCATAAAAAGTATCGAAGTATATGGCGAAATGCACCGCTATATTCCGGTTCTTGCCAAGTGGGCCGGCTATAAAAATATTGGTGAAAAAGTAGTTGTTCACAGCGAAAGAAAATATGGCGCAACCAAATTCGGGTTGGAACGTTTTGTTCGCGGTCCGCTCGATTTACTCTCCGTAATTTTTATTTCAAGGTTTGTAAAAAGACCAATGCACTTTTTTGGTATTCTTGGAGTATTGATAGTGATTCTCGGAATCGCATCAGCAATTGTGCTTGCCGTGCAGAAAACACAACAGTTAAAAGCAGGAATATATGGTAACCTATTGACTGACAGCACATATTTTTATATCGCACTCACAGCAATTATCATCGGAGCGCAGTTTTTTCTTGCAGGTTTTCTTGGAGAGTTGATCTCGCGCAGCGCATCCGACCGTAACAAATACCAAATTGATAAAAAAACATTTTAA
- a CDS encoding DUF1599 domain-containing protein: MEKTNQQYDQVISLCRNIFQKKMQDYGTAWRILRPISLTDQIYIKAQRIRSIEEKGITKVDEGIRPEFIGIVNYAIMGLIQLELGTSENELSEQETLDLYDKYFDTAKKLMQAKNHDYGEAWRNMRISSYTDLILMKLKRTKQIEDNQGKTIISEGIDANYLDMINYAVFALIKIEFEA; the protein is encoded by the coding sequence ATGGAGAAAACAAATCAACAGTACGATCAGGTAATTTCGCTGTGCAGAAACATTTTCCAGAAAAAAATGCAGGATTACGGAACAGCCTGGCGTATTTTACGCCCTATTTCATTAACCGACCAGATATACATAAAAGCCCAACGAATCAGAAGCATAGAAGAAAAAGGAATTACCAAAGTTGACGAGGGAATACGTCCCGAATTTATTGGAATAGTGAATTATGCAATTATGGGACTTATTCAGCTTGAACTGGGAACGTCGGAGAATGAACTATCGGAGCAGGAAACCCTTGATTTATACGATAAATATTTTGATACTGCCAAAAAATTAATGCAGGCCAAAAACCACGATTACGGCGAAGCCTGGCGGAACATGCGGATAAGTTCTTATACCGATTTAATTCTGATGAAATTAAAACGAACCAAACAAATTGAAGATAACCAGGGTAAAACAATCATTTCGGAAGGAATTGATGCCAATTATCTTGATATGATTAATTATGCTGTTTTTGCTCTTATAAAAATTGAGTTTGAAGCTTAA
- a CDS encoding PspC domain-containing protein, with product MKKTYTIHLSATVFYIEDDAYEELQKYLISLKKYFGDSEEGREIIADIEFRIAEIFTSKITEEKKVVTMDWVNEVVEMMGTPETFNEAGDNEEPFGEKSRRKRRLYRDPEHKVLGGVCGGLAAYFDIDPVVMRLIMVLLFFFTGIALFVYLILWIVVPKAVNAAQRLEMRGEDVTVKNIEKFIKEEVDSVKESYNKFKKEGFFSKSKA from the coding sequence ATGAAAAAGACATACACAATTCACCTTAGCGCTACGGTTTTTTATATTGAAGACGATGCTTACGAAGAACTGCAAAAATATCTTATCAGTTTAAAAAAATATTTTGGCGACAGCGAGGAAGGAAGAGAAATTATAGCAGACATTGAATTCAGGATAGCCGAAATATTTACTTCAAAAATTACTGAAGAAAAAAAAGTGGTTACAATGGATTGGGTTAATGAAGTTGTGGAAATGATGGGAACACCTGAAACATTTAACGAAGCCGGAGATAACGAAGAACCTTTTGGTGAAAAAAGCAGACGAAAAAGAAGGCTTTACCGTGATCCTGAACATAAGGTTTTAGGAGGTGTTTGTGGTGGGTTAGCAGCTTATTTCGACATCGACCCGGTAGTTATGCGATTGATAATGGTTCTGCTGTTCTTCTTTACAGGGATAGCACTATTTGTTTACCTTATTTTATGGATTGTTGTACCTAAAGCTGTAAACGCAGCACAGCGTCTTGAGATGCGCGGTGAAGACGTAACCGTAAAAAATATAGAGAAATTTATAAAAGAAGAGGTAGACTCGGTAAAAGAAAGCTACAACAAATTCAAAAAAGAGGGATTTTTCTCTAAAAGCAAAGCATAA
- a CDS encoding RNA polymerase sigma factor, which produces MDDSQLIEQILKNNNLAFRSLIEKYKKLVYNTIFRIVGNQHDAEDIFQEVFLQIFKSCQHVKNEEDLTMWIYKIAYNKSISFIRKKNPAKAENQQVPKSSDQSFGSNYIDNETPARKLEQQEAVSHLFRLIDELPESQKKVLLMHKFEGFSQKEICERLKLSATSVESLMYRAKKNLKNRLTDYFKH; this is translated from the coding sequence ATGGACGACAGCCAGTTAATTGAACAAATATTAAAAAACAATAACCTCGCTTTTCGATCCTTAATTGAGAAATACAAAAAACTTGTATATAATACCATCTTCCGCATTGTGGGCAACCAACATGATGCGGAAGATATCTTTCAGGAGGTCTTTCTTCAGATTTTCAAATCATGCCAACATGTAAAAAACGAGGAAGATCTTACCATGTGGATTTACAAAATTGCCTACAATAAATCCATAAGTTTTATCCGGAAAAAAAATCCGGCCAAAGCGGAAAACCAGCAAGTACCGAAATCTTCGGATCAATCGTTCGGCAGCAACTATATAGATAATGAAACCCCGGCCAGGAAGCTTGAACAACAGGAGGCAGTATCACATTTGTTCCGGCTCATCGACGAGCTACCGGAATCACAGAAAAAAGTACTTTTGATGCATAAATTTGAAGGATTCTCTCAAAAAGAAATCTGTGAAAGACTAAAACTTTCAGCTACTTCAGTTGAATCATTAATGTACAGAGCTAAAAAGAATTTAAAAAACAGACTAACAGACTATTTCAAACATTAA
- the folP gene encoding dihydropteroate synthase, producing MLITQSAGKFLKRKNSINLGGELIDLSVPAVMGIINVTPDSFFDGGKMEDEKVLLAAVEKMIEDGASIIDIGGVSTRPGAQLISTKVELGRLLPAVEAIRKKFPAIPLSIDTFRSWVAVRIIDEFGPVIVNDIAGGTLDSKMFETIGKLEVPYILSHIKGTPRDMQENPEYDDIIKEISTYFSEKVKRLTKLGVKDIIIDPGFGFGKNLDHNYELLNKLDSFKVFQLPVMAGLSRKSMIWKALETKPEFALNGTTVANTLALMGGTDILRVHDVKEAVEAVKIFCEIKATIK from the coding sequence ATGTTGATTACCCAGTCTGCGGGCAAGTTCCTCAAACGTAAAAATTCGATAAACCTGGGCGGAGAACTAATTGACTTATCCGTACCGGCAGTTATGGGAATTATTAATGTTACACCTGATTCCTTTTTCGACGGGGGCAAAATGGAAGACGAAAAAGTTCTGCTGGCTGCAGTCGAAAAGATGATTGAAGACGGAGCTTCCATAATTGACATTGGTGGCGTATCAACCAGGCCAGGTGCACAACTTATTTCTACCAAGGTAGAATTGGGAAGGTTATTGCCTGCCGTTGAAGCGATCCGAAAAAAATTTCCCGCGATCCCACTTTCTATCGATACTTTTCGTTCCTGGGTTGCGGTTCGGATAATTGATGAGTTTGGCCCGGTGATTGTAAATGATATAGCCGGTGGAACTTTGGATTCCAAAATGTTTGAAACGATTGGGAAACTGGAAGTGCCGTATATTTTATCGCACATAAAGGGAACTCCGCGTGATATGCAGGAGAATCCGGAATATGATGATATTATAAAAGAGATTTCGACTTATTTCAGCGAGAAAGTAAAACGTCTCACAAAATTAGGAGTAAAAGACATAATAATAGACCCGGGGTTTGGATTTGGGAAAAATCTTGATCACAATTACGAGTTACTTAACAAGCTCGATTCATTTAAAGTGTTCCAACTTCCTGTGATGGCTGGATTGAGTCGTAAGTCAATGATTTGGAAAGCATTGGAAACCAAACCCGAATTTGCACTAAACGGGACAACAGTTGCAAATACACTGGCATTAATGGGAGGAACAGATATTTTACGCGTACATGATGTAAAAGAAGCTGTTGAAGCCGTAAAGATTTTTTGTGAAATAAAAGCAACAATTAAATGA
- the tpiA gene encoding triose-phosphate isomerase yields MRKKIVAGNWKCNTNLQEGIELAKAVDAVVASEGADDVVVVLGTPFTHLTKVVESVNTERIGVSAQNCAAEAKGAFTGEVSAEMVKSTGAEYVILGHSERREYYGETSETLNKKLALTLENGLTPIYCCGEPLEIREAETQNEFVKKQLEETIFTLSPDDFKKLIIAYEPIWAIGTGKTATSEQAQEIHAFIRSTIAEKFGEEIAEGVSILYGGSCKPSNAKELFANKDVDGGLIGGASLKAEDFLGIINGF; encoded by the coding sequence ATGAGAAAAAAAATAGTTGCAGGAAACTGGAAATGTAATACCAATTTACAGGAAGGAATTGAACTGGCGAAAGCTGTTGACGCAGTTGTTGCCAGCGAAGGAGCCGATGACGTAGTTGTTGTTTTGGGGACACCTTTTACACACCTTACAAAAGTTGTTGAAAGTGTAAATACCGAAAGAATCGGTGTATCTGCTCAAAACTGTGCAGCTGAAGCAAAAGGTGCTTTTACCGGCGAAGTTTCTGCCGAAATGGTAAAATCAACCGGGGCTGAATATGTAATACTTGGCCACTCTGAACGTCGTGAGTATTACGGAGAAACCAGTGAAACACTCAACAAAAAATTAGCTCTTACATTGGAAAACGGATTAACACCGATATACTGCTGTGGTGAACCCTTGGAAATCAGAGAAGCAGAAACACAAAACGAATTCGTAAAAAAACAACTGGAAGAAACCATTTTTACACTTTCTCCTGATGATTTCAAAAAACTGATAATTGCATACGAACCAATCTGGGCAATTGGAACAGGTAAAACCGCTACCTCTGAACAAGCCCAGGAAATTCACGCTTTTATTCGTTCAACTATTGCCGAAAAATTCGGTGAAGAAATTGCAGAAGGTGTTTCTATCCTTTACGGTGGAAGCTGCAAACCAAGTAACGCAAAAGAATTGTTTGCAAACAAAGATGTTGACGGTGGTTTAATCGGAGGCGCATCTTTAAAAGCAGAAGATTTCCTTGGAATTATCAACGGATTCTAA
- a CDS encoding BT_3928 family protein, translated as MKTLAHISRILVGITFIFSGFVKGIDPWGSTYKFTDYFNAMGLEWLIWAAFPLGVLLSFAEFAIGVALLWNVFIRFFSWLALLFMAFFLPLTLWIAVKNPVTDCGCFGDALVISNWETFYKNVVLIVLAIVVFSKRKTLAKSGKGKLNYMSSAVFAIVYIGLVIYSYKHLPIFDFRPYKVGVNIPEAMSYPDDAEQEVYENIFYYRNKNTGEVEKFSEDDYPWQDTINWEFDDMESNLVQEGYEPPIHDFTITTPDDENIIDFFIYDENYVFMVVAYNLEKSDTEIQPEINQLAEWAQENNFSFIGLTSTLFDNCLKFTEENNVPYEFFNCDEITLKTIIRSNPGLVVLKNGTIVGKWHYNDIPTPAEFQNEFMNK; from the coding sequence ATGAAAACACTGGCTCATATTTCGCGCATTTTGGTTGGAATAACTTTTATTTTTTCCGGATTTGTAAAAGGAATCGACCCGTGGGGATCGACCTACAAATTCACCGACTATTTTAATGCCATGGGTCTGGAGTGGTTAATCTGGGCTGCTTTCCCACTCGGGGTATTACTGTCGTTTGCTGAATTTGCCATTGGAGTTGCATTGCTTTGGAATGTATTCATCCGTTTCTTCTCGTGGCTGGCTTTACTTTTTATGGCATTTTTCCTGCCACTTACGCTTTGGATTGCAGTAAAAAATCCGGTAACCGATTGTGGTTGTTTTGGAGATGCACTTGTTATTTCAAACTGGGAAACATTTTATAAAAATGTAGTACTGATTGTTTTGGCAATTGTTGTTTTTAGTAAAAGAAAAACATTGGCAAAATCGGGAAAAGGAAAACTTAACTACATGTCAAGCGCAGTTTTTGCAATCGTATATATTGGCTTGGTTATCTATTCGTATAAGCACCTTCCCATTTTTGATTTCAGACCCTATAAAGTTGGAGTAAATATTCCTGAAGCGATGTCTTATCCTGACGATGCAGAACAGGAAGTTTACGAAAATATTTTTTATTACCGGAATAAGAATACCGGCGAAGTGGAAAAATTTTCTGAAGACGACTACCCGTGGCAGGATACCATAAACTGGGAATTTGATGATATGGAGTCGAATTTAGTGCAGGAAGGATACGAACCCCCAATTCATGATTTTACCATTACTACTCCTGACGATGAAAATATTATCGACTTTTTTATTTACGACGAAAATTATGTTTTTATGGTTGTTGCCTATAATCTCGAAAAAAGCGATACAGAAATCCAACCGGAAATCAACCAACTTGCTGAATGGGCACAGGAAAACAATTTTTCATTTATCGGTTTAACTTCCACATTGTTCGACAATTGTCTGAAATTTACAGAAGAGAACAATGTACCTTATGAGTTTTTTAACTGTGATGAGATTACGTTAAAAACAATCATCCGGTCAAACCCCGGGCTTGTTGTTCTGAAAAACGGAACCATCGTCGGGAAATGGCACTACAACGACATTCCGACACCTGCAGAGTTTCAGAATGAATTCATGAACAAATAG
- a CDS encoding DUF4199 domain-containing protein codes for MEQKSASVWKSSLMSGIYLGIVSILVSVIFYVTGNPFSKIAQWLGYAVLIAGVVFAQINYKKALGGTMSYGQALGVGLLTVVFASILSSIYTVLLYTVIDPSLTEQLKLFTEEQIVKQGRVPEEQIDMAVEMSAKFQTPTMMVVMGIFGGALIGLIISLITAIFTQKKPVDDFTE; via the coding sequence ATGGAACAAAAATCTGCATCTGTATGGAAATCATCCCTTATGTCAGGTATCTACCTGGGGATTGTCTCAATTTTAGTTTCTGTTATTTTTTATGTAACCGGAAACCCCTTCTCAAAAATCGCCCAATGGCTGGGTTACGCAGTGTTAATTGCCGGTGTTGTATTTGCTCAAATAAATTACAAAAAAGCACTGGGTGGAACCATGAGCTATGGACAGGCGCTGGGAGTTGGCTTGTTAACGGTAGTTTTTGCTTCTATCTTATCAAGTATTTATACGGTTCTCTTATACACGGTTATTGACCCGTCGCTGACGGAACAACTAAAACTATTTACCGAAGAACAAATCGTAAAACAAGGCCGAGTACCTGAAGAACAAATAGATATGGCAGTTGAAATGTCAGCAAAATTCCAAACTCCAACGATGATGGTAGTTATGGGAATTTTTGGCGGTGCGTTAATTGGCCTGATTATTTCTTTAATAACAGCTATTTTTACACAAAAAAAACCGGTAGACGATTTCACTGAATAA
- a CDS encoding PadR family transcriptional regulator, with amino-acid sequence MKIENTKAQMRKGVLEYCILLILDGEPLYATNILQGLKEAKMIVVEGTLYPLLTRLKNDGLLKYKWEESTQGPPRKYYELTDSGKKFLKELEGSWDELVNAVGSVKQNRA; translated from the coding sequence ATGAAAATAGAAAACACAAAAGCACAAATGAGAAAGGGAGTTCTCGAATACTGTATTCTTCTGATACTGGACGGTGAACCTTTATATGCCACTAACATATTACAGGGATTAAAAGAAGCCAAAATGATAGTTGTGGAAGGAACACTTTATCCGCTATTGACCCGGCTAAAAAACGACGGGTTACTAAAATACAAATGGGAAGAATCAACACAGGGTCCGCCAAGAAAATATTACGAACTGACAGACAGCGGAAAAAAATTCCTGAAAGAACTGGAAGGTTCATGGGACGAACTGGTTAACGCAGTTGGGTCCGTAAAACAAAACAGAGCATAA
- a CDS encoding NAD(P)H-dependent flavin oxidoreductase yields the protein MNRICDLFDIQYPVIQGGMVWCSGWKLAVAVSNSGGLGLIGAGSMHPEVLDEHIKKAKKATQKPFGVNVPLLYPEIDKIMEIIVQNEVPVVFTSAGSPKKWTGWLKEHGTTVVHVVSSSLFAEKSEAAGVDAIVAEGFEAGGHNGREETTTLSLIPSVRKATGLPLMAAGGIATGQAMLAVMALGADGVQVGSCFAISEESSAHPDFKKLVVSLNEGGTKLALKKLAPVRLIKNHFFEQVDKAEKNGSTAENLQELLGKGRAKRGIFLGDLDDGELEIGQVSAQIKEIKPVKEIMETLISEYKKGMNDIKNGGRYSF from the coding sequence ATGAACAGAATTTGTGATTTGTTTGATATTCAATATCCTGTGATTCAGGGTGGTATGGTTTGGTGCTCGGGATGGAAATTGGCTGTGGCAGTTAGTAACTCAGGAGGATTGGGATTGATTGGAGCTGGTTCCATGCATCCTGAAGTGCTGGATGAACACATTAAAAAAGCAAAAAAAGCTACTCAAAAACCATTTGGTGTAAATGTTCCCTTGCTTTACCCTGAAATTGATAAAATAATGGAAATTATTGTGCAAAATGAAGTTCCGGTTGTTTTTACATCAGCAGGAAGTCCTAAAAAATGGACCGGCTGGTTAAAAGAGCATGGAACTACGGTTGTTCACGTGGTTTCAAGTTCATTGTTTGCCGAAAAAAGCGAGGCAGCGGGAGTAGATGCTATCGTTGCTGAAGGTTTTGAGGCAGGCGGACACAACGGACGGGAGGAGACGACTACACTGTCTTTGATTCCATCCGTACGAAAAGCAACGGGTTTACCTCTGATGGCAGCGGGCGGAATTGCAACAGGACAGGCAATGCTGGCAGTAATGGCTTTGGGAGCAGATGGTGTTCAGGTTGGTTCTTGTTTTGCAATTTCTGAAGAATCATCGGCGCACCCTGATTTTAAAAAGCTGGTCGTTTCATTAAACGAGGGGGGGACAAAACTGGCCCTGAAAAAACTGGCTCCGGTGCGGTTAATTAAAAATCATTTTTTTGAACAGGTGGATAAAGCTGAAAAAAATGGTTCCACAGCAGAAAATTTACAGGAATTACTTGGGAAAGGACGTGCAAAAAGAGGAATATTTCTTGGCGATTTGGATGACGGAGAACTGGAAATCGGGCAGGTTTCAGCCCAAATCAAAGAGATTAAACCGGTAAAAGAAATTATGGAAACATTAATTTCAGAATACAAAAAAGGTATGAATGATATTAAAAACGGAGGCAGGTATTCATTCTAA
- a CDS encoding 4Fe-4S binding protein: MKLKTKNANWPRLVAQWGVIAFILILAFFPSILNITTPDFEAYCPFGGLQALGSYLLSGALSCTMTSAQIVMGILLFTGIVLLSKLFCSYICPIGTISEWLGRLGDKLKIRFTIKGFADKALRSLKYILLFITLYFTLQSNELFCKKFDPYFGVASGFNSDVVILYVAISIALVVFGSIFIRLFWCKYLCPLGAISNIFKFTLFFAATLAVYLILLQLGVYISYVYPLAVACAGGYIIELTGHQKSKFFPVAKITRNTDSCIDCQLCSKKCPQAIDVASLKTVKHVDCNLCGDCLLVCPEKNTLTINKKRNWNRVPVIATVLLVILGITLGSVWEVPTIDERWEEPEVIENAAVFNQAGLKNIKCYGSSMAFANKMRNVEGVYGVATYVKHHRVKLYYNPEILNDEKIQELLFTPQKKPIQPLAKGIDKVYEVSLTLENFFDSFDFSYLSILLKQKTDAVGVISEYACPVIVKIYFPEEVKNEEELISILESETLTYETTAGESTVKLKYEVASKPEYKTITRNEYVNLLFSPYQSVFNKRTSYSNDVLNSYLLPLGKNRGLRSRFPYIVSHLSNDNGIVEFKTKLDSTMEEVAEIFYVDTLTNEQNIIDALLKDSLSITYTNGKTAKVKNMFDFNETLSASNQPENK; this comes from the coding sequence ATGAAATTAAAAACCAAAAACGCAAACTGGCCGCGTCTTGTAGCCCAGTGGGGAGTAATTGCATTTATTTTAATTTTAGCATTTTTCCCTTCAATCCTGAACATCACCACACCTGATTTCGAGGCATACTGCCCGTTTGGAGGACTTCAGGCTTTAGGAAGTTATTTGTTAAGCGGTGCTCTTTCATGTACCATGACCAGCGCCCAGATTGTTATGGGAATCCTGTTGTTTACCGGGATAGTTTTGTTAAGTAAACTATTTTGCTCATACATATGTCCGATAGGCACCATTAGCGAATGGCTGGGAAGACTGGGAGATAAATTAAAAATACGTTTTACCATTAAAGGATTTGCCGACAAAGCATTACGTTCTTTAAAATACATATTGCTTTTTATTACGCTGTATTTTACGTTACAGTCAAACGAATTGTTTTGTAAAAAGTTTGACCCCTATTTTGGGGTAGCGTCAGGATTTAACAGCGATGTTGTAATACTGTATGTTGCTATTTCAATCGCTTTGGTTGTATTCGGTTCAATATTTATAAGGCTGTTCTGGTGTAAATATTTATGTCCTCTTGGAGCCATTTCAAATATTTTTAAGTTCACACTATTTTTTGCAGCAACATTGGCTGTCTACCTGATACTTCTTCAACTGGGAGTATATATTAGTTATGTATACCCGCTGGCAGTTGCCTGTGCCGGAGGATACATTATTGAATTAACCGGACACCAGAAAAGTAAATTTTTCCCTGTTGCCAAAATTACACGAAATACCGACAGTTGTATCGATTGTCAGCTCTGTTCAAAAAAATGTCCGCAGGCAATTGACGTCGCCAGTTTAAAAACAGTAAAACATGTTGATTGTAATTTGTGTGGCGATTGTTTACTGGTGTGTCCGGAAAAAAATACGCTGACAATTAATAAAAAAAGAAACTGGAACCGCGTGCCGGTAATTGCGACTGTTTTGCTTGTTATCCTTGGAATTACTTTAGGAAGTGTTTGGGAAGTTCCTACTATTGATGAACGGTGGGAAGAGCCTGAGGTAATTGAAAATGCAGCTGTTTTTAATCAGGCCGGATTAAAAAACATAAAATGTTATGGTAGTTCAATGGCTTTTGCCAATAAAATGAGAAACGTTGAAGGAGTTTACGGTGTTGCTACTTATGTAAAACATCACAGAGTAAAACTGTATTATAACCCGGAAATTTTAAACGATGAAAAAATACAGGAGTTATTATTTACCCCCCAAAAGAAACCGATTCAACCTTTGGCTAAAGGAATCGATAAGGTTTATGAAGTTTCACTGACGCTTGAAAACTTTTTTGACAGTTTTGATTTCAGCTACCTGAGTATTTTGCTCAAACAAAAGACCGATGCCGTTGGCGTCATTTCGGAATATGCCTGCCCGGTTATTGTAAAAATTTATTTTCCGGAAGAAGTAAAAAATGAGGAAGAACTTATATCGATTTTGGAATCGGAAACACTTACTTATGAGACAACTGCAGGGGAATCGACAGTAAAATTAAAATACGAAGTTGCCAGCAAGCCGGAATACAAAACGATTACAAGGAATGAATATGTCAATTTGTTATTTTCACCCTACCAAAGTGTATTTAACAAGCGAACAAGCTACAGCAACGATGTGCTAAACTCGTACCTGCTTCCCCTGGGAAAAAACAGAGGATTACGAAGCCGGTTCCCATACATTGTCAGTCATTTGTCAAATGATAACGGAATCGTTGAATTCAAAACAAAACTTGACTCTACAATGGAAGAAGTTGCCGAAATTTTTTATGTTGATACATTAACAAACGAACAAAATATAATTGATGCACTTTTAAAAGACTCGTTAAGCATTACCTATACCAACGGAAAAACAGCGAAAGTGAAAAATATGTTTGATTTTAATGAAACGTTAAGCGCCTCAAATCAACCGGAAAACAAATAA